TCTCTGCGGGGGAAAACCGCAGCCGTACGACACCAAGAAAAAACTCTATGTGACGCTTCGAACCCCGATGGGAAAGAAAAGGATCATGGTAAACATCAGGCGGTTTAAGTGTAAGACGTGCGGGCATCTCATTTATGCACAGGAACCGTTTTACCCGGACACCAGACTCGGATCAGCGATCGTGGATATGGCGATCTCTCTTGCGAGACTTCATTCCTATTCCCGCACCGCAGAAATCATGAAGGCGCTTGGGATAGAAATCGACCGGGGATCGGTTCGAAATTATGCATTGTCGAATCTGCCGATACCTCCGGCAAACTTTTTGTACGGCATGCAACTGCCGAACTCGTTCATCTCGCTTATGACAAAAGAGATCTCGGGGCCGAAAGGATCTATCTCATCTCAGGATATCCTGGCATCAAGCGGGTATCCCTCATCCTATAAACAGCCCCTTGACGGAAAAAATACATCGGCCGAGTTCCAGAAACAGAAAAAACAAAAATCAAAGAGTAGATAAAAAAAAAAAGGGTTACAAAGCCTCGGGGAATTCACCCGATAAAGCTGCGATCTCCCGTACGGCGTAGGCGGGTAATGCATCTGCCGGCATTCCAAACGCTGTAGTGAGATCGACTCCCCCAATTAACGGAGCGAATACCGAAGATCCGATTCCTCCGGTAAGAAGGATGTCGGCCCCGACATCATTTCGTACTTTTTCTACCGCACTGCAAACAAGATTTCTCTGGGCATTCCAGAAGGACTCGGCTATTTGTACGGCTCCATCTTCCCCGATCTCTTCGAGATCCGCACAGACCGTCCGGGCAAGGCGCCGAAGACAGGCTTCGCGTGAAACCTCTTTTCCATCCGGCGTCGCCGATGAATATACATCAGTCCCGATATGTCCAAGAACAAAGTGGGCATCTCCCGAACAGGCAAAATACTCAGTTGAAAAGGGAGTTACGACTCCGCCGATCTCTGCCGAATTCGCAAGCGTAGCCACAGGCGTCCTCAGCATGCCGGTATACACAAGATATCCTTTCTGAAGCCGGATCGTGTCGGTCATGCCGATGAGCTGATCGAATCGGGAAAAGGGAACGATGTCTGCAGTAGTGCTCCCGATATCCAGCATCATTCCGTTCGGATAGGTCCTTCGAAGGAGATCCACAGAGGCAAGCCAGTTGGCGGCTGCGAGTTCCGGACATGCTTTTGTATGGAATTTCGCATCGGTCCCGTAGAAA
The sequence above is a segment of the uncultured Methanocorpusculum sp. genome. Coding sequences within it:
- a CDS encoding hydantoinase/oxoprolinase family protein, whose protein sequence is MIGIDVGGANLKIVDESGVHIHYCPLWKESDLAEIISTYAEKENAAVVMSGELADGFFNKSEGISFIVDAVLETFPDAVFYGTDAKFHTKACPELAAANWLASVDLLRRTYPNGMMLDIGSTTADIVPFSRFDQLIGMTDTIRLQKGYLVYTGMLRTPVATLANSAEIGGVVTPFSTEYFACSGDAHFVLGHIGTDVYSSATPDGKEVSREACLRRLARTVCADLEEIGEDGAVQIAESFWNAQRNLVCSAVEKVRNDVGADILLTGGIGSSVFAPLIGGVDLTTAFGMPADALPAYAVREIAALSGEFPEAL